CAGGAAAAAACCCCTGGCCACAGAGTGGAGAGAGCCTGGGGGAAGGGTTTTACTGTGGCCTTTGGTCCTCGAACCTAGGGAGGTGGCTGTGGGGATGGATGGGGGAAGCGGAAAGGGGTTACACAGCAAGGCAGAGGGCCTGGAGCCTGGTGGGTGTTGCGGGCTGCTCCATGGTGCCTGTGTCTGGTGTGTGGAGGGTGCGTTTTACCCCAGCTCAGCTGGGCAGagggcccaggctggagacagGGGTTTGAAGTGGTCTGTGGAGGCCCCAGGATGAGGTGGGAACAGAAGGGCCTGAGACAACCCCTGGAACCCCAACTTGGTGGTGGGGGTAGAGTGGAGGGGCATCCAGCCTGGCCCTTAGGGGGCCAGCAGTGACCTCACTGGGAATGGGCAGGGTTGGAAGTCATAACCTGAGGCGGGcctcagggagggagggaggaggggaggggggccTCAGGGAGGGAAGGACGAAAGGAGGGGGGcctcagggagggagggaggaagggagggagtagGAAAGGTGAGGAAGGGAGCATGGGGAGGTCTGGCCCTGCTCCCAGGGCCCTCAGCTTTCTGGGCTTCCTTCCCCAGCTTCCCTGCTGCCCCTTCTTGGAACCCCCGGACCCCTCTACCATCTCCCCTCCTGCATCCTTTCAGGGATTGGTCCTCCTAGTCCCCCCGCCCTGAGCCAGGGTAGACCCTTTCTTCCCTGGACCCAGCCACGGCCCTGCCCCTGACACCCACCCTCTCTGCCCTGCAGTGGCGAGCTTTCCTGCCTGGCCTGAAGTTCGAGGTCATCAGCTCTGCTCACATCTCCCTGTACACAGGTGCGCGGGCGCCTCTGGGGATGTGGGGCTCCTTGGGATGGGCTCTGGGTGTGAGCGGGAAGAATGGAGGAGTCTGAGCACTCCCTGGAACCCCTCTTCCCCCAGATGAGTCAGCCCTGAAGATGGACCACGTGGCCCACGTCCCCCAGTCTCCAGCCAGCCACGTGGGGGGGCGTCTGCCGCAGGAGGACACCAGCGCAGACATGCTGCGGCCAGATCCCAGGGATACCTTTTTCCTCAGTGAGAGGGGGCCCGCGCGGGGGCGAGGGCGGGGGTGCCTGCCCCAGCCGCCCTATGACCGCACCTCCTGCAGCTCCGCGCATGGAATCCTCGAGCCTGGAGAACGTGCTGGAGCCCTGTGCCTACGCCCCCACCTACGTGGTCAAGGACTTCCCCATCGCCAGATACCAGGGACTGCAATTTGTGAGTGCGGCTGTTACCCCGTCTCCCGTCGGGGACTCCGCGGAGCCTTCTCCAGCCCCTTGGGAGGCCACCCCGGGAGGTCCCCGCCCTGAGCCCTGAGCCCGCCTGCTCCCCGCCCCCCAGGTGTACCTGTCCTTCGTTTATCCCAACGACTACACCCGCCTCACCCACATGGAGACGGACAACAAGTGCTTCTACCGCGAGTCTCCGCTGTACCTGGAGAGGTGGGCTCGCAGCCCGGCTGGAAAAtgcggggcggggcgggcaggGCGGGACTCGGCTCTGATGCTTCCGCTCCGCCCCAGGTTTGGGTTCTATAAGTACATGAAGATGGACAAGGAGGAGGGGGACGAGGATGAAGAAGAGGAGGTGCAGCGCCGAGCCTTCCTCTTCCTCAACCCGGACGGTGAGTGTCCGCAGCGCCCCCAGCCCTTACCCACCTGCGCAGGGAGCTTCTGACCCGCGTTTCCCGCAGACTTCCTGGACGACGAGGACGAGGGGGAGCTGCTCGACAGCCTGGAGCCCACAGAGGCGGCCCCGTCCAGGAGCAGCCCCCCGTCCCCCGCCCCAGCGGCCCACGCAGAGCCCGGAGCCACCCCTGCTCCGCCAACCCCTCCCCGCCCCCGGGACGAGGGGACCCCCAGGCACTCCCGGGCCCTGAGCTGGGCCTCCCGGGCCGCCCGCCCCTTGCCGCTCTTCTTGGGCCGAGCTCCGCCCCCGCGCCCTGCAGCGGAGCAGCAGCCCCCAAAGGTGTACGTGACCAGGGTGCGGCCGGGACAGCGGGCATCCCCCCGGGCCCCAGCGCCGCGCGCGCCCTGGCCGCCCTTTCCCGGCGTCTTCCTGCACCCCAGGCCTCTGCCCAGAGTGCAGCTGCGGGCGCCCCCACGCCCACCCCGGCCCCAGGGCCGCAGGACCGGCGGCCCCCAGGCCACACAGCCGAGGCCCCCAGCCAGGGCGCAGACCACCCAAGGAGGCCAGGAGGGCCAGGCGCGCACGCTGGGACCTGCGGTGCCCACAGTGGACTCAAACTTGTCCTCCGAAGCGCGGCCCGTGACCTCCTTCCTGAGCTTGTCCCAGGTGTCCGGGCCGCAGCTGCCCGGGGAGGgcgaagaggaggaggaaggggaggacgATGGGGCCCCGGGCGACGAGGCTGCGTCCGAGGACAGCGAGGAGGCCGCGGGCCCGGCGCTCGGACGCTGGCGTGAGGACGCCATCGACTGGCAGCGCACGTTCAGCGTGGGCGCCGTGGACTTCGAGCTGCTGCGCTCGGACTGGAACGACCTGCGGTGCAACGTTTCGGGGAACCTTCAGCTGCCGGAGGCGGAGGCCGTGGACGTGGCGGCTCAGTACATGGAGCGGCTCAACGCGCGCCACGGCGGGTATGGGGCCGGCTCAACGCGTGCCAGGGCGATTGTGGGGACGGGGACAGCCGGGGAGAGGAGGTCCTGGCCTTGGTGGGCCCCTCAGACCTCCCCCAGGGCTCAGTGGTGTACCGGCCTGGGCTGAGGcaccgccccccaccccaggGAAACCCCggcttctccccttccttccccgtGTCCTGACTGCCCAGGGCACTTGTCCAGCCTCAGGACAAGTGAGGAGCCCCACCCAGGGCTGGCGCCCCATCCTTGCCCCTGCGAACCCCACTTCTGTCATCCTGGACCTGGGCCCAGGGAGGAGTCCAGGCTACATAGGTCAGCGTCAGTCCCATCCGGTTGCTGGGGAGACAGCCCCATTCAGGAGCCAGGCTGAGACACTTAGGGCAAAGCTCAGGACCCCTGgacccctcctcctctcccctcgcAGTGCCCCTGGGTGTTTCCAGGTGCTGAGGGCCTGACTGCAGAGGAGGGTGCAGGGCTTCTGCCCCATTGGCCCCTCTGGTCTCCCCGAGGCCCCAGGAATCTAGTGCTGTCTGCCCTCCCTGCAGGCTGGTGGGCGGGAGTGGGGAGTCTAATTTGGCCTCCAGGAGGCCTGTGGAGTCCTAAGAAGAGGCAGCGTCTGTTGTGCCCAGCCTTGAAGTCGAGTTAGGAGCTGCGCAGTGATGACAGGCAGGGGCAGGGTCAGAGgatggaggcagagctgggactgtTTCTCCTGTGCCTGATAGAAGGTTGTGAGCAGGGCAGGAATTCCACCGGTTTGGGTATAGATAGGTGTGCCGCTGCCTGGAAGGGaagggatggtggtggtggtgactgaCAGCCTGGAGCCCTGGGGGCTGGGTGCTGGATTCAAGGTGGCTCAGAGGGCACGCCTGCCCCTGGCTCTAAGCTTCCTGAGAGCAGCTCGTCATGCCATGGGGGTCTCATGGGATGGTCATTGTTGTGGTCCCACCTTTGCCCACTTGGGTGTGGCTCAAGGAGCAACAGTGTAGAGAGACCAAGAGCATTTGGGGCAGGAGGTCCCTGACACTCAGGGCTTTGGGGTGGGGAAGGACAGGAGTTGGAGGGAGGCCTCGGACCCCTCGGCACCCAGGTGGGCGTCCCCCGGTGAAGGGCACAGACTGCCAAGGGAGGATGTGAGGCCGACTGAAGAGAAAGCGTCGTCTAGGGCAGGGTCCTATTTTCTCCAGATGAGGAGAGCAGAGtggagggaaactgaggttctCGGCTGGGCAGAATGAGGAGGAAGGGGCCGGGAACAGGCTCCCAGCATTGAAGCCTCCTCCACTTGGGGGTCAGGACAGGCCCGGAGCTGCTGCCTGGGGAAAAGGGGTTCTGTGAAGGCAcagggggcggggtgggggcttCTCAGAAGAGGTGACTGAGGGCCTGGAAGAGGAGTGGCTGGGAGGGCTGGGGCAAACATCCCAGGCAGGGGACTCCTCAGGACAAAGGAGAGGAGATGGTGGCTGTGCCTGAGGAGGAGTCTGCTACCCCAGTAGGAGGGGAAGATTGAAGGCCACAAATTCGAAACTGCTTAACGTCCTAAAATGCCACAGAAGCTGTTTGAACCTTGTCCCATGGGCGGTGGCTAACTCCTGAAGGTTTCTGAGCAAGGGGGTAACAGGACAGCCGGACATGTCATAAATGTCACCTGGGACGTGCGTGGTGGCCAGGAGGCCTGCGAGGGGGTGAGGATGGGCCTGGGCTCGCTGGTGTGCCCCCAGTCCTGCCCCGACCCTGGATGGGGTGGCTGGAAGGTGGACCTGCCTGCTGGGCCTGCCTGGAGGGGCAGGAGCTCTGCCGCGGAGCCCGCAGCCTCCCGCAACTCCAAGTCAGCTGAGTTTCTGTAGCCAGGGCGGCCCAGGGTTGCGGGTGGGGTGCAGGCTGGAAGCCTTCCTACCGGCTGACCACCCAGCTTTGCAGGCGCTTCGCGCTTCTGCGCATCGTGAACGTGGAGAAGCGCCGGGACTCGGCGCGAGGGAGTCGCTTcctgctggagctggagctgcaggAGCGCGGGGGAGGCCGCCTGCGACTCTCCGAGTACGTCTTCCTGCGGCTGCCAGGAGCCCACGTGGGGGATGCAGACAGAGAAAGTCCCGAGCCCGCTCCCGCGGCCTCTGTGCGCCCCGATGGCCGCCCCGAGCTCTGccggccactgcgcctggcctggcgCCAGGACGTGATGGTTCACTTCATCGTGCCAGGTGCGCAGGGCGGGCTCGGGGTCTCCGGGAGACCTCGTGGGAGGAACGTGGACCCTAATGACTAGGAAAGGGTGTGGGTGTCCGGGATGAGGTTCTTCGGAGCTGGGAGGCCCCAGCATAGAGTCAGGGTCGGCTCAGCCCCCCATTTCTCCTCCAGTGAAAAACCAGGCGCGGTGGGTGGCGCAGTTCCTGGCGGACATGGCTGCGCTGCACGCGCGCACCGGGGACTCGCGTTTCAGCGTCGTCCTGGTGGATTTCGAGAGCGAGGATATGGACGTGGAGCGAGCCCTGCGCACCGCGCGCCTGCCCCGGTAACGGCCCCTACTTCCACTTGGGCGGACCCAGCGCACCTTTCCTCCCCGGGAGGTGGGTTTTCCTGACCCCACCCCCAGAGATCGTGCCTGTGACTCCTCCTCCCCAGGTACCAGTACCTGAGACGAACCG
This DNA window, taken from Rhinopithecus roxellana isolate Shanxi Qingling unplaced genomic scaffold, ASM756505v1 contig2925, whole genome shotgun sequence, encodes the following:
- the LOC104656676 gene encoding N-acetyl-beta-glucosaminyl-glycoprotein 4-beta-N-acetylgalactosaminyltransferase 1, with product MPRLPVKKIRKQMKLLLLLLLLSCAAWLTYVHLGLVRQGRALRQRLGYGRDGEKLTSVTDGRGVHAAPSTQRAEDSSESREEEQALEGRDLDMLFPAGAGKLPLNFTHQTPPWREEYKGQVNLHVFEDWCGGAVGHLRRNLHFPLFPHTRTTVKKLAVSPKWKNYGLRIFGFIHPARDGDVQFSVASDDNSEFWLSLDESPAAAQLVAFVGKTGSEWTAPGEFTKFSSQVSKPRRLMASRRYYFELLHKQDDRGSDHVEVGWRAFLPGLKFEVISSAHISLYTDESALKMDHVAHVPQSPASHVGGRLPQEDTSADMLRPDPRDTFFLTPRMESSSLENVLEPCAYAPTYVVKDFPIARYQGLQFVYLSFVYPNDYTRLTHMETDNKCFYRESPLYLERFGFYKYMKMDKEEGDEDEEEEVQRRAFLFLNPDDFLDDEDEGELLDSLEPTEAAPSRSSPPSPAPAAHAEPGATPAPPTPPRPRDEGTPRHSRALSWASRAARPLPLFLGRAPPPRPAAEQQPPKVYVTRVRPGQRASPRAPAPRAPWPPFPGVFLHPRPLPRVQLRAPPRPPRPQGRRTGGPQATQPRPPARAQTTQGGQEGQARTLGPAVPTVDSNLSSEARPVTSFLSLSQVSGPQLPGEGEEEEEGEDDGAPGDEAASEDSEEAAGPALGRWREDAIDWQRTFSVGAVDFELLRSDWNDLRCNVSGNLQLPEAEAVDVAAQYMERLNARHGGRFALLRIVNVEKRRDSARGSRFLLELELQERGGGRLRLSEYVFLRLPGAHVGDADRESPEPAPAASVRPDGRPELCRPLRLAWRQDVMVHFIVPVKNQARWVAQFLADMAALHARTGDSRFSVVLVDFESEDMDVERALRTARLPRYQYLRRTGNFERSAGLQAGVDAVEDASSIVFLCDLHIHFPPNILDGIRKHCVEGRLAFAPVVMRLSCGSSPRDPHGYWEVNGFGLFGIYKSDFDRVGGMNTEEFRDQWGGEDWELLDRVLQAGLEVERLRLRNFYHHYHSKRGMWSVRSRKGSHMGAS